The genomic segment GGCCATGAGGTGGGTGTGCCCACCCCCAGAAAAATAAACAATTGCGATGGTTGACATAGGGCGGTACGGCGAAAGCTACGTCTAGATACTAAAAGTAACTACTTACTGAAGTAAAGTAGGAACCTCAAAGTAACCAGTGGCTTGCAGGAGGAAGTATTCTGGTAGAAGAGCGGGCTAATGGGTGAAGACCTGTCCACGCCCTGCTCACGTCATTTTGAACCGTCCCCAACCTCCTATGGCCCGATTGACCAACGACCGCAGTTCCTGCCCCGTCAGCGTTTTGATGAACCTGCTGTCGGGGCCCTGGACTATGTACATCATCTGGATGCTTTCTACCAGTGGCCCCACGCGGTTTGGAGCATTGCGCCGCCAGGTGGAAGGAATCTCAACCAAAATGCTCACTGAGCGCCTGCGGATGCTAGAGCAAGAGGGCATTGTCTACCGCCACTACGAGCCCACTGTGCCGCCCCAGGTGACCTACAGCCTGACGGAGCGCGCGGGCGAACTGGTGACCATTCTCGACCAGCTCAATGGCTTAGCCCAGCGCTGGTACGGCGACTTGCCTAGCTGTGGGTCATCCCAGGTCCAACCAGAGGCGCTAGAGAAAGCTACAGTTTTGCTTTAAGGCTACTTTGAGCTGGCTTTTGTACTCGCGATCGGCGACGACATAAGCCCCAAACCGCTCCAGGTGGGGGTTCATCATCTGGGCATCGAATAGGGCAAAGTGTCGCTGCCGCAGGTGCTCGACCAGCTTGACCATCGCCACCTTAGAGCCCTCAGAAATGCGAAAAAACATCGACTCGCCAATAAACGCCCCGCCAATCACCAGGCCGAGAATGCCCCCCGCCAGCTCATCCCCCTGCCAGGTCTCAAAGCTGTAGGCCCAGCCCGCCTGGTGGAGTTCGGTATAAACCTGTCGGAGTTCGTCTGAGATCCAGGTGGTGTCGCGATCGGCGCAGCCGCTGACTACCTCCTCAAAGGCTTGGTTGATGGCGACCCGAAAGCGGTTTTGGTTAAGCGATCGCCGCAGCGATTTGGGGTAGCGAAAGCGATCGTCTAGCGGAATCAACGTACGCTGGCGGCTAGAGTACCAGCCCAGGTCATCGCCCTCGCCATCGGCCATCAAAAAGTACCCTTGGGAGTAACCGCGAACGATGGCATCTAGGTCGTACTTGATGGAGGTCACAATAGTTTGAGTAGATGGGTGCTCAAGGTGCGGGCAAGTAATGATTTTTGACGCTTAGCCGCCTTCACTCTAAGGCAGGAATCTAAGACGGTAGTATTGAGTGTACAAAAGGTTTTCCTGGTTTCCTCACCACTCAAGATGACTGACCCCCTTAGCCCCATTATGCTGCCGCCGCCAGAGGATGCTCAACAGGAGGGGCAGTGGCTCAAGGCAGCGTTGTTGACCTGGCTGAATGCAGAGTATCTGCCGGAACCGGCCAACCGCAAGATCGCCGAGCGCGTTTCGCAGGTGTTTGTCCGCCAGCGTATGGAGGGCGAAAACGATGTCGGCTCGCTAGTGATGGCGATCTTGACTGAGCTGCAAGCCTTTGATTTTTCTGAGAGTTTTTACGGCGAGTTTACCGTCGCCAACGCCGTGGGTGACCTCCTGTTTGATAGCTTGGGGATCGATCGCTGCTGCGGCCGCTCCACCACCCTGGAGGCCAGCCGCGTAGGCAAGCTATCCGATGGCGGCGATGCCGAGAGCGAGATTACCTAACCCAAAGCGATCAGTCGTTATCCTAGGGCTATGACTTCACTGACCCTAACCCTCGACCCGGTGGTGCGGCTCACCCGCGAACAGTTCTATGAGCTGTGCAAAGTTAACCACGACATTCGCCTCGAACGCAGCAGCACAGGAGATTTAATTCTCATGCCACCCACCGGCTGGGAGTCTGGTCGTCAAAATTCCAAGCTCAACTTGCGGGTAGGGGCCTGGGCCGAACAAGATGGCACAGGCTTCGTGTTTGACTCTTCCACCGGGTTCTCTCTCCCAAATGGAGCCGATCGCTCGCCCGATGTCGCCTGGGTAGCAAAATTGCGTATTGAAGCCTTGGCCCCAGACCCAGCTAAGTTTTTATCCCTAGCCCCCGATTTTGTGATTGAGCTGCGATCGGCGACGGACAAGCTGGCTACCCTTCAGCACAAGATGGCTGAATATCGTGACTGTGGCGTGCGGCTAGGTTGGCTAATCGATCCCAAGGAAAAACGAGTAGAAATCTACCGTTTGGGGCGACCTCCAGAGTATTTGAGCCAGCCGGAACAGCTCTCTGGAGAAGAGGTTCTGCCCGGTTTTGTGCTGGTGATGGCCGAGATTTGGGGATAGATAGTTACGTGATTTCTGTAAATTCCCAAACAAAAGGGTCTTGAGTATTGCTCAAGACCCTTTTGATAAGCAAACCCTAAAGACTTTTACAGAAGCCCTAGGTTGGTTCAAAAGGCGAAAGTCTGCCTTACCAGCTCGACTTGACGACTCCGGGCAGCATACCCTGGTGAGCCATTTCGCGCAGCTTGTTGCGGCACAGACCAAAGTCGCGATAGTAGCCCCGGGGGCGACCGGTCATCCAGCAGCGATTGTGCAGGCGAGTCGGCGCGCTGTTGCGGGGAAGTTGCTGAATTTTGCGGTGGACTGCCACCTTCTCTTGCTGGTTGGCAGCTTTGTCAAACTCTTCTAGCAGGGCCTCACGCTTCTTAGCGTACTGCGCTACCATCTTTTCCCGCTTGCGCTCCCGCGCAATCATGCTTTTCTTAGCCATTTGGTTTCTCTAGCCGTAAGACCTTTTTATCACAGACACAGTCTACTACTATACGCGACTCAACCCAGGAGAGTAAACCCCGGCACCCAGGTTTTTTCTGGGTCCCCTCTCGGTGGCCCAGGTGGGACTATCTCATGGATGACTCCACCTATAAAATGGGTTCGGTTTTCTGCCCTCTAAATGGCTGAAATAGCCAACTACATTAGAACGAGAGGTTTTTTATTGCCGAAAGAATTGTTTGGCAGGAGTAACGATGACAAGCTTAATCACCTGGATTTTCTTTGCCTGGGCTATTGGCATTATTGTGGTGCAGTTCATTAGTTAGCAGTTAGTACCCGTACTTCAGTGCAGCCCTATATCCGTTTCAGCCTCGGTGGTGGCTACTTCTAGCGATCGCTTCCACTACACCCCCCCGCTGCTGTCCAATCGGCTTAACGCATTCTGGTCAAGCCCAATCTGGGCTACCCCGTCGGGCCACCTGTTACCGTCAGCATGGCGGTGCTGCAAGCAGTCATACGAGGGCTTCAGGAATACAGCCCTAGCGCTGAAATCTTTATCGTTGAAGGGGTTTGCTCTAAAGTCTCCTTCGACACCATGATGGCTAAGCTTGGTGTCCAGCAGCTTTTATCAACAAAGGTTCAGCTGCTCAATGCCGATGAGCTAGAGCTGGTCGAATACCCTAACCGCTCTCCCAGCCCGGTGCGGTTCAAAACCATGTGGGCACCTAAGCTGCTGCAAAAGGTCGATTGCTGCCTCTCAGTTAGCGCCTTTAAGCGCACTTAGCTAGAAAGGCGCACCGCTGATTTCAGCGTCCCTGAAAAACCTCTACGGCCTCTTTCCTAGAGAGAAATACAAAGCCCGTAGCGCCAGTTCACGTGGACAGCTACATCGCCCGTCGGTGTCCCTAGTCTTGCAGGATGTTTACTACACCCTAGAGCACTTCTTCGCGGAGGGAGTGGTGGATTGCACCGAAAAGTTCATCAGCCGTGACTGGCAGCCCGATCGCGGCGACGGTGTTCCCATTGGCCAGGTGATCTACGGTGATGACCTGCTAGCGGTAGACAGAACAGCCTGCCAAGTGGGTCAAGAAGATGTCCCCGATTACATCACTGTTCTAGAGCATCAGCGCCAGGGTTAACGAGAAAAAATGAAGGTGGGAGCGACATCCTCTGGGCGGTAGCCGGCGGCAATGCATTGGCTCATGGAGTCGGCCACAGCTAAGCTAGCTGCGGTAGCCACGCCTACGACGCAGTCAGAAAACCGCACGGGCAGCACGCTGCTGCGGCAGTTGTTTAGCACGGCGGTAGAGTTGGCGACCTCTAGACCCTGGTGAATGTCGCTGACGCAGGTGGCTAGCTCCTGGGGACGACGATCGCTCTGGCAGGCCACTAGAGCCTGCTCGGCATCGACTTCGGCGACACCGATGACGTCAACGGTGCAGCTGGCCAGATCGATGGGGTATAGGGCTTGGCCACAGGCCCCAGCGGCATCCGGCCCAGCAATGCCAGCTCCGATTAGGCGGCTAGCGCAGGATTCAAAATCATTGGCGATCGCTTGAGGGGCAGAGAGAATCACCATGGAGGTTGTCAGCCCTGTGATTAGGGCAAACGGTATTGCAAGGCACTGGCGATGGGTGACAGAAGTTAGAAAGTGAACCATAACAGAACGTTAAAGGTTATATCGCTTGGTTAACGGGCGTAATTAGCGGTTACAGTCTGTTGGTCAATTGATTACAGAGGATTAGTCCTCTAGATTAGCCTGGGCTCCATTGGCTTTAACCAATGCTTGCCCTCCTCAATGTTTCTGGTCGTTGAATCTTCTACAGTGAAGAGTAGCAGGAAAAACTCAATTTCGTGACGCAGAGGTTAAGGCAGTATGCACCTGAGTGACATAACTCACCCCAATCAACTCCACGGTCTATCTATTCGCCAGCTCGAAGACGTGGCCCGCCAGATTCGCGAAAAGCATCTGGAAACCGTGGCGGCCAGCGGTGGGCACTTGGGCCCTGGGCTAGGGGTAGTGGAGCTGACCCTGGCCCTATATCAAACCCTCGACCTCGATCGCGACAAAGTCACCTGGGATGTGGGCCACCAAGCCTATCCCCACAAGCTGATCACCGGCCGCTATCACGACTTTCACACCCTGCGCCAAAAGGATGGGGTGGCGGGCTATCTCAAGCGCAGCGAGAGCAAGTTTGACCACTTTGGCGCTGGCCACGCCTCCACCAGTATTTCAGCGGCTTTGGGCATGGCTTTGGCTCGCGATCTCAGCGGCGACAACTACAAGGTGGCCGCCATTATCGGCGACGGTGCGCTCACTGGCGGTATGGCTCTAGAGGCCATCAACCACGCCGGTCACCTGCCCCACACCAACCTGCTGGTGGTGCTCAACGACAACGAAATGTCGATCTCACCCAACGTGGGCGCAATTCCGCGCTATCTCAACAAAATGCGCCTCAGCCCGCCGGTGCAGTTTCTCACCGACAACCTTGAAGAGCAATTCAAGCACCTGCCCTTCTTAGGTGAGTCGTTGTCTCCTGAGCTCGACCGAGTCAAGGAAGGCATGAAGCGCCTGGCGGTGCCCAAGGTGGGGGCCGTGTTTGAGGAGCTGGGCTTTACCTACATGGGGCCGGTGGATGGCCACAACCTGCAAGAGCTGATCACCACCTTCAAAGAAGCTCACAAGCACACCGGTCCCGTGCTGGTGCATGTGGCGACTACCAAGGGCAAGGGCTATGCGATCGCCGAAAAAGACCAGGTCGGCTACCACGCCCAGTCACCTTTTAACCTCTCCACCGGCAAGGGTATTCCTTCGACTAAGCCCAAGCCCCCCAGCTACTCGAAGGTGTTTGCCGAAACCCTGATCAAATTAGCTGAAGACAACCCCAAAATTGTCGGCATCACCGCGGCCATGGCCACGGGCACCGGGCTAGACAAGCTCCAGCAGGCGCTGCCCAAGCAGTACATCGATGTGGGCATTGCCGAGCAGCACGCTATTACCCTGGCCGCTGGCTTGGCTTGCGAAGGCATGCGCCCCGTCGCTGCCATCTATTCCACCTTCTTGCAGCGCGGCTTTGACCAGATTGTCCACGACGTGTGCATTCAAAAGCTGCCGGTGTTCTTCTGCCTTGACCGGGCGGGCATCGTCGGGGCCGATGGGCCAACCCACCAGGGGCTCTACGACATCGCCTACCTGCGCTGCATTCCCAATATCGTGCTGATGGCCCCCAAGGACGAGGCCGAGATGCAGCGGATGATGGTAACTGGGATTGACTACAAAGCGGGTGCGATCGCCATGCGCTACCCCCGAGGTAGCGGCTACGGTGCCCCGCTAATGGAAGAGGGCTGGGAGCCTCTGCCCATTGGTGAAGCGGAAGTGCTGCGCCAGGGCGACGACGTGCTGCTGTTGGGCTATGGCTCGATGGTTTACCCCGCCATGCAAACCGCCGAAATTCTCAGTGAGCACGGCATTGAGGCCACTGTGGTCAACGCCCGCTTCGCCAAACCCCTCGACGAGGCGCTGATTTTGCCCCTGGCTCGGGAAATCGGCAAGGTGGTCACCTTCGAAGAGGGCTGCCTAATGGGCGGCTTTGGCTCCGCCGTGGTGGAATCGATCATGGATGCTCAGGTGCAGGCTTCAGTGCTGCGTATCGGTGTGCCCGATGTGCTGGTGGATCATGCCTCCCCCGACCAGTCGAAGGCCTCTCTGGGCCTAACTCCGCCCCAGATGGCTGAGCGCATTCTCGCCACCTACCAGGTCGAAAAACCCGCTCTGGTTCGATAACCTGCACAACAAAGTCCCCCAATGAGTTACTCACTGGGGGACTTTGTTTTTTGCTGATTTATTATTCAATCGCTAGAGAAACCTGGGCACCGCCCACGGCTCGCATTGGCCCGAGCACTTCGACAATTTGCTGATAGCTCAGCTGATAATCGGCTTTTAAGACAATTACGCCCTTCGGATCTTCAGCGAGATACTGCTGAATTTGCTGAGCCATCGTGGCTGAATCAACGGGCTGCCCTGCCAAGTAAAGCTGCTCTTGTTGATCTAGCTCAACGATCAGCGGGTCTGGCTGGCCAACAGCACTACCGCCCGATTCGGTCGAGGGCAGCTGAACATCGACTGCCTGCTGATTAAACTCAGCCGTCATTGAAATGATGATGAAAAACACCAGGATCGTCATTAAGACGTCCATCATAGGCACGAGGTTGATCTCGGGCAAATCACGCTTGTCAGATTGAGCCTTAAATCGCATGGAATGTCCTTCAGGCGTTACTAGAAGAGTAGATGAGTCAAGCGAACTCCAATCCTGACCGCTTAATCATAGCAACCCTTTAGCTGACTCAAGAACTCGTCTATTCACGCTTGGCCAGCGACTGGAATGTCAGAGAGTAGTTATGCGATCGCACTTTTTAACCGCCTCATCATGGGGAAACTGGACAAAACGAAGGTAGCGATACCAACCGCCTGGCAGGTCGTCCTTTGATAGTTCCGTGCTCTAAGCCTCAACTGGGTTGCAGCGAATTTCTACCATAAAGCCGTCGGGGTCGTAAAAGTAGACGCCGCGCCCGGTGGGTCGGGTGACGGGGCCGTGGGCGATCGCAACCCCATTCGCCTCCAGTACTGCCAAGGCCTGATCGAACTGCGCGGGGTCAATGTCAAAGGCCAGGTGGTAAGCGCGGGTAAAGGATTTTTCGGGATCAGGATCGGGTGGTTCCAGATCGGGAGCACCAAATAAATCGAGAATCAGGCCGTCGGGGGTAACAAAGTTAGCGACCTTGCCCGTGGCTACCAGTTCTTTAAGCGTGTCATCTACCTCATCTCCGGTTAACTCCTTGAGGCCTAGCAATCCGCCATAGAAGCGCCGTGAGGCAGCCATATCCTTCACGTTCAACGCCAGGTGGTGGATGCGGCGCAGTTGACCGGGTAGCAGAGCGGTTAACGTTGCAGGGCTGGTGCTCATAGAACGCGTCCGAGAAAAGAGCGAATTATGATGGATTATAGAACTCCTACTGCGCTCAGTCCCTTAGCCATCGCCGATCAAACCCTCGAACTCACCGTCACTGTCCCCGACCCCGACCGGCTCGATCGCTGGCTGACCGCCAACGTGGACGAACTTTCCCGTAACCGCGTTCAAAAGCTGATCGATTGTCAGTATGTGCAGCTCAACGGCCAGCTCTGCACTAATAAAAAAGAGGCAGTGCAGGTGGGCGATCGCATTCGTCTCACCATTCCTGCACCCAGCCCGCTGGAACTCATCGCTGAGGCCATTTCCCTCGATGTTCTTTACGAAGACGAGCATTTAATCATTCTCAATAAGCCCGCTGGACTGGTGGTGCATCCTGCCCCTGGCAACATGAGCGGCACCCTGGTCAACGCCATACTGGCCCACTGCGGCGACCAGCTGTTGGGCATTGGCGGCGTGCAGCGCCCCGGCATTGTGCACCGGCTCGACAAAAACACAACTGGGGCGATTGTGGTGGCCAAAACCGACCTGGCCCACAGTGACCTGCAAGCCCAGATGAAGGCCAAAACCGCCCGCCGCGAATACCTGGGCTTAGTCTACGGTGCGCCCAAAACCACCTCCGGCACGATTGATGCGCCCCTGGGCCGTCACCCCATCGATCGCAAAAAGCATGCCGTCGTTCCCTTAGAGAAAGGCCGCACCGCCGTTACCCACTGGCAGGTGGAAGAACGCTTGGGCAACTTCTCGCTGCTGCGCTTTCGCTTAGAAACCGGGCGCACCCACCAGATTCGCGTCCACAGTACTCACATGGGCCATCCCATCGTTGGTGACCCTACCTACGGTACTGGGCGCGATGTGGGGGTGAAGCTGCCCGGTCAGGCGCTCCATGCCGAGCGGCTAGAGCTGCGCCATCCAATGACGGGGGAGACAGTAGTGGCGATCGCCCCCCTACCTGAGCACTTTCTCAAGTTGTTGACCGTGCTCAGGAGCCGGTCGGTTTAGCCAGACAATGGCCTGGGGCGATGGGGTTGAGTGGATCGGCGCTAGCGGCAATTACAGAATGTTTTATGGGCAACGATGTTGCATTGGTCACAATGGAGTTAAGTGTTGATTAAGCGAGCCCGGCAAGCGGCTTACGGTGGGCAGACTAAACCATAATCGAGTCGGTCTAGGGCATCCAAACGGCGATCGCAGCCGTACTGCTACCAAGTTCTGACCTTTGTCCTTCCCAGTTGTGATGGCTATGCGTCCTCCTCTGTCTCAGCTGCCACGGCCCTTGGGCCATACTTCAGAACAAAACAGACTAGGCCATTCAGACCGGTTGCTCACCTTTGCGATCGGGTTTTTAGCCACCACCTGGTTAGGAACGGCTACAGTCAACTCTCTTTGGGCTGCACCAGAACTGCCCTCCATTACCCAAGACCTTAGGGGCAAACAAGACGCTTCGACTCCTAGTCTGCCGCCCTTACCGACGCCTCTTCCCGACCCCATTATCCCAGACGTAACGGGCATCATTGGCCTTACCCCAGCCGCCAACGACGACATCGGGGTCGGACACCTGCGTCCCGTCAACCTGTCAACCGATACTACGGAGGGCCTCTCGGGCGCTAGCTGGCTTCGAGATGTAGCCCTACCCATTTACCCCAGTCCAGACAGTGCCCACTGGGGATGGCTGATCAACGGCTGGCTTGTGCCCAACGGCGGGACCCCTCTAGCCATTGGCCGCGATGCTGCTTTTTCTATGGTGCAAACTGAGCAGCAGGTTTACACCTTTCCAGTTTTAGAAATTCGCTCCGATGGTTGGTTTCGTTTCCAATACACTCCTGCCGGAGCCGCCTGGGCCCACATCTCTCACCTGGAGCTAGGTACCGTGCCTCTCACTGTTGAAACTTGGGAGTCATCTATGCAAGATGCCTCTCGGATTGAGTTCCGGCGACCGGGTCTGGCTCAACCTATGCGATTGGCACCCAGCGGTACCGCCCCGCTCCAGGCCCTGGTAGGCTCTAACAGCATCATTCAACCTCTCGATCTCGAAGGCGACTGGCTGCGGGTGCGGGTTACTCAACCGGCCCAAGGGTGTACCGCCCTGCCTGGCTCTAGCATCTCAGAGGGCTGGGTCCGCTGGCGCAGCGACGCCAAGATTCCTCTGATTTGGTTTTCATCGACCGACTGCCAATAGAGACAAGAATTGTCCTCGTGGCCAGCTGTGTCGGTTAGTCTGGCAGGCGTTCTAGCAATCTTTGCAAACGAATTTTGGCCATCACGTAGAGCGGAAATTGGTAATGCTCGGCGATCAACCAGCCCACCATGGCGCCGTGGGCGGCTAACGTACCGATCGCCCAAACCAAAGACCAGTTCACTCCCGTAGCTTCTAGGGGTGGGAACACGTAGCCCCCCAAGGCAACTAGACCGGCTGGGAGAATGACCAGGGTCAACCCTACTAGCCAGAGAATTAGAGTGAGGTCTCTCCGGCTTTGGTAAAGCGGTTGCCAACGCCAACCCTGCCAGCGCCAGCCCATGGGCTGTACGCTGTCTACCACATGCACCGTTTGCTGGTCGAGGTTGACTTCAAAAATATGGCGGCAAAAGCTACAGGCGTAGGTATCCATCAATGTCATTGATTGAATTTGCCCATGGCGGCAGACTGGGCACTCGTAGGCGTCCCCTTCAAGCCCCAGCGATCGCGGTGCCCCTCTTTTACCAAAAGATGTCTGACTACCGCCCATGGGTAACTCCCCCAAGCTGACTGACTGACCGCTAAGGTATCAAGCGCCACTGATTGATTGGACTAGCGCTATCTGCTCCTAGCCACCTAGCTAACCCCTTCTGTATATCAATCTTAAGTTGGGTGAGCCGCTAAACTTAAGCAAAACTTTGCTTTGCCAGCGTTACAGCTATGGTTGGGAGTGCCAAACCGCTAAAGAGCACTCACCATGGGAGCCCCAACAGTACGAGTGTAGTCCTTACCGTCATAGGTCAGCACTACCATGGGCTCTTGCCCAGACATGTCCACTGATTTAAGTCTGATGCGACCACCAGCTAGCATGTCGCCCTGGGCAACACGACGGCTGACGGTGCTACCAGGCTCGGTGATAATCACGCTAATGCCGCTGCCTACTTGAACTACGCCGCTCACCACCACTTGGTCGACCAGATTTTGAAAGGCCGGGCTGCCGGTGGGTGCAACAGCAAGGTCTGTGGGAGTAGGCGGCACGCTACCGGGTAGGAAGGGGGCCGGTAGGTTAGGCAGGGCCACAGACTGGGTCACTTGGGGCAGAGGGGGCAAACTCTGGGTTGCCGACACTGGCACCGTCGGTAGCGCCTGACCTCTGGCCACAGCAGGGGCTGGCGTCAACACGGCTGCGGCCGGTCTGGAACGCGATACTTTCGGGCCTGGCAACACTACTGAGGCAAACGGATCAGAACGACCAGCCGCGATCGCTTCTACGCGAGCCTGAGGAGAGGTAGAGCGCAGCAGGCTCGGGTCGGCCAGCCTCAGCGGTGGCGATGCCGCATGGAAAGGTTTTGATTGAAAGGGAGTAGCCGCTTCCCCAGTAGCGGGGGTCAGAGCGCTATCGGCGGCTTGGTCGGAAACCGGAGCGACCTCGGTGACCTCATTGGTGCGGGAGTCGGCTGTGGTGAGTTTTATGGTAGCCCCAGCCGCGATCGCCAGCAGCAAGCCCCCTGCGATCGCAGAGTACAGCTTCCGGTTGGCTAGGCTTTTTAGCTTGGGCTCTCTAGCTTGCCTTGGCTTGGCAGAGTAGGTCATCACGGCATCTCCCCACAAAATCCCCCTAACCATAGCGAATTTCTCAGAAAGTGGCGCATTTCCGCTAGGGATTGGGGGCAATTTGCGGAGCGTAAAGCCTACGGCATCCCAGAAACGGGAGCCGGCTCGGAACGAGCATCCCGGCGAAAATCGCAGGGCAACAGCGCCATTTGTGTTAGACGAGAGACTCTACAGCCCCGCTAGGGGTGCTCTGGCGCCGCTGGTGCTTAGCCTGCAGCTGCAATAGCAAAGCCTCGGCCTCGGCCTGCAAGTGCAGCAGCTCCACCTGCTGATTGGGGTGGTAGGGAGCCTGGCGCACTTCAATCCAGCAAATTTTATCGTTGGCAGCGGGGGCTGTTTCACGGGCAACTGGGGCTACAGCTCCTAGAGCTTCCTGGGGGGCTGCCGCTGGTTCTAGGTCTGCTCCATTGGATAGAGCCGTTGCCTGAACGTTAGCGCGGTCTA from the Nodosilinea sp. FACHB-141 genome contains:
- a CDS encoding RluA family pseudouridine synthase, with the translated sequence MMDYRTPTALSPLAIADQTLELTVTVPDPDRLDRWLTANVDELSRNRVQKLIDCQYVQLNGQLCTNKKEAVQVGDRIRLTIPAPSPLELIAEAISLDVLYEDEHLIILNKPAGLVVHPAPGNMSGTLVNAILAHCGDQLLGIGGVQRPGIVHRLDKNTTGAIVVAKTDLAHSDLQAQMKAKTARREYLGLVYGAPKTTSGTIDAPLGRHPIDRKKHAVVPLEKGRTAVTHWQVEERLGNFSLLRFRLETGRTHQIRVHSTHMGHPIVGDPTYGTGRDVGVKLPGQALHAERLELRHPMTGETVVAIAPLPEHFLKLLTVLRSRSV
- a CDS encoding biopolymer transporter ExbD, whose amino-acid sequence is MRFKAQSDKRDLPEINLVPMMDVLMTILVFFIIISMTAEFNQQAVDVQLPSTESGGSAVGQPDPLIVELDQQEQLYLAGQPVDSATMAQQIQQYLAEDPKGVIVLKADYQLSYQQIVEVLGPMRAVGGAQVSLAIE
- the dxs gene encoding 1-deoxy-D-xylulose-5-phosphate synthase, which gives rise to MHLSDITHPNQLHGLSIRQLEDVARQIREKHLETVAASGGHLGPGLGVVELTLALYQTLDLDRDKVTWDVGHQAYPHKLITGRYHDFHTLRQKDGVAGYLKRSESKFDHFGAGHASTSISAALGMALARDLSGDNYKVAAIIGDGALTGGMALEAINHAGHLPHTNLLVVLNDNEMSISPNVGAIPRYLNKMRLSPPVQFLTDNLEEQFKHLPFLGESLSPELDRVKEGMKRLAVPKVGAVFEELGFTYMGPVDGHNLQELITTFKEAHKHTGPVLVHVATTKGKGYAIAEKDQVGYHAQSPFNLSTGKGIPSTKPKPPSYSKVFAETLIKLAEDNPKIVGITAAMATGTGLDKLQQALPKQYIDVGIAEQHAITLAAGLACEGMRPVAAIYSTFLQRGFDQIVHDVCIQKLPVFFCLDRAGIVGADGPTHQGLYDIAYLRCIPNIVLMAPKDEAEMQRMMVTGIDYKAGAIAMRYPRGSGYGAPLMEEGWEPLPIGEAEVLRQGDDVLLLGYGSMVYPAMQTAEILSEHGIEATVVNARFAKPLDEALILPLAREIGKVVTFEEGCLMGGFGSAVVESIMDAQVQASVLRIGVPDVLVDHASPDQSKASLGLTPPQMAERILATYQVEKPALVR
- a CDS encoding helix-turn-helix domain-containing protein produces the protein MARLTNDRSSCPVSVLMNLLSGPWTMYIIWMLSTSGPTRFGALRRQVEGISTKMLTERLRMLEQEGIVYRHYEPTVPPQVTYSLTERAGELVTILDQLNGLAQRWYGDLPSCGSSQVQPEALEKATVLL
- the aat gene encoding leucyl/phenylalanyl-tRNA--protein transferase — protein: MKYDLDAIVRGYSQGYFLMADGEGDDLGWYSSRQRTLIPLDDRFRYPKSLRRSLNQNRFRVAINQAFEEVVSGCADRDTTWISDELRQVYTELHQAGWAYSFETWQGDELAGGILGLVIGGAFIGESMFFRISEGSKVAMVKLVEHLRQRHFALFDAQMMNPHLERFGAYVVADREYKSQLKVALKQNCSFL
- the rpsN gene encoding 30S ribosomal protein S14; the protein is MAKKSMIARERKREKMVAQYAKKREALLEEFDKAANQQEKVAVHRKIQQLPRNSAPTRLHNRCWMTGRPRGYYRDFGLCRNKLREMAHQGMLPGVVKSSW
- a CDS encoding DUF2396 family protein; translated protein: MGGSQTSFGKRGAPRSLGLEGDAYECPVCRHGQIQSMTLMDTYACSFCRHIFEVNLDQQTVHVVDSVQPMGWRWQGWRWQPLYQSRRDLTLILWLVGLTLVILPAGLVALGGYVFPPLEATGVNWSLVWAIGTLAAHGAMVGWLIAEHYQFPLYVMAKIRLQRLLERLPD
- a CDS encoding VOC family protein yields the protein MSTSPATLTALLPGQLRRIHHLALNVKDMAASRRFYGGLLGLKELTGDEVDDTLKELVATGKVANFVTPDGLILDLFGAPDLEPPDPDPEKSFTRAYHLAFDIDPAQFDQALAVLEANGVAIAHGPVTRPTGRGVYFYDPDGFMVEIRCNPVEA
- a CDS encoding Uma2 family endonuclease gives rise to the protein MTSLTLTLDPVVRLTREQFYELCKVNHDIRLERSSTGDLILMPPTGWESGRQNSKLNLRVGAWAEQDGTGFVFDSSTGFSLPNGADRSPDVAWVAKLRIEALAPDPAKFLSLAPDFVIELRSATDKLATLQHKMAEYRDCGVRLGWLIDPKEKRVEIYRLGRPPEYLSQPEQLSGEEVLPGFVLVMAEIWG